tttcactttcaaactaaTAGGCCCTGGGGAATATACTGAGATCATTTCATGTGAATCAAATTACAGTCTTCATTCATGCTAACTTCACTCTGTCACTTTTAAATTGCATTTGAATATGCATTTTGTGTAATACCACAAATGTAGCATTTAAGTAATTTGAATCTTTCCTACAAAAGCTATGATTGGAGAACTGGAATATATTCAATTACCAGATCAAAAGTGGCTCGAAAATCGTTTACAGGAGTAGGGCCATGCTGGGAAATTCTGACCTTTCAACTTACACAGTCAAAAGGCCCAAAAGAATCCATCCTTTGTTCAGTCACTGCCTAATTTTCATTCAGGAAATCAGAGAAGCTTATAACCTCCAAAAGATGAAATCCGCCGTTTTCCGGCCATTATTTTCCCCCACAAATATTTACAAGGCCCATCCCTGCTCCGGTCTGACTAGCCCTGTCCATGGTAAGCACAATCCTCTGAGCGTGTGAGGAACTGCAGGTTTCGAAACTGAAAATAAGATTTAAGGCAGGTGATGATTACTCATCTACCTGGGAAAGCAGATCAGCCCAGGGAACACACCATTCCACCTTATTACAACAGTGAACCATACCTGATTAATGTAAATTATgggataaaataaaattgtatagAAACCTGTGTAATGTCTTTGCTTAATTGAATTGATATTTAGAGTGAAATGTTTTAGCACAAattctcctgctgcagcacgACATGGAATATCGCTGAATAATGTGCCACTGACCTTAGACAAGGTTACTGTTTCATTTCTGTGCCTTAAAATAACATATGGCTAGATATTGCCACGCCTCATTCAAAACAGGTTTCGGGGACATCGCGAGACCATGTCCAACGTGCCACCAGAAACTCTGTTTTATTGCACTTTGCACACGGTCCCTAAACGTCCCGAACTCTTCCAACTTCTGAAATCTTCACCCTACAAATTCTTTGCCTGTATTGTGCGTGGTTCTGGCCGTTTCAAGGCACGTCCAGCTGGGTATTAATCTGTCGATGTTATAGTTGCGTGGACGTCACTCGACCACACGCTTGGAGGGATTACGAGGGATGTCTGACTTCTGATGCATgtgaagtaaataaaaatgacacgTGTGAGAGATGTGAAGAGGGGAATCGGTCCGATCGTTCTGTAGACCTGCCTCGAGTTTCCATCTCCGTGAACGTTTTGCGCAACCCCCGGTAGTTGGTACACGGTCCCTTACACGTTCGGAGCTGGtgaaccaacaaaaaaaaaaaaaaaaaactcgggCGTTTGTTCTTTGCCCGGTCCGACCGGACGAGTTGTAGAGTGCGAGTTGACCTCGCGGTCCTGCTCCCCGCTTGTTTTTTCGTTGTTGACGCGCAGCcgctgtactttttttttttcctcttctgggTCTGTGCGTGGCGGGAggtgcagaagaagaagaaactccACCCAGCCGCGCGGCCGGGGCGGGTCCGGCGGACGCGGGACCTCATGACTCTCCGGGACCCTCTCGGCCGCGCTCAGTTGCTGCGCGTCTCCGAGGAAGCCAGGTCCGCCTGCCGCGGCGCGCTGGTGTCTCGCCGTTCTCCTGCTTCGATGGGTGGCGTCGCCGCGTGAGCGCGccccgctcgctcgctcgcacgcacgcacgcacgcacgcacgctcgctCGCTGCGGAGGTTTCGGTGGATTTTCTCCGCGGCGTCTCCCGTGCGCCCGGCAGTGCGCGGACATGTCCCGTCTGTCCAGGTGAGTGGCGGAGGGGACGTCTTGCGTCAGCTCGCGGGGAAATTCGGGCGTCTGGTCGGTTGATGAGAAGAATTAAAGTTTCCGAACGCGTAATAACTTAATAAAAGAGGCGACGAGTGCTGGTGcaggtttgtgtttattttttggggTTATTGCTGTTTTTACGGATTAAGCGTCGCCATGTATGAGTTCCCCCGAGTAGTTGTTGGTTATTTAAAGCCGCCGGCGACTGCGCGCTCCGCCAGCGGACACTGGGTGGCGCTGCGGGCGTGTGCgtgacggacggacggacggacggacggagtGATGGATGTGTCGGTGCGGCTGGTGCGCTGTGACCCCCCCCTCGGGCTCCTCCCGTTCCTTTCGACACGCACCAGAGTCCGGACTCGCGCACAGACACACGACGAGCAAATAACTCGCGTGTGAAACACGCCCGCCGTGACAGAACCCCGTCGGCCGCGAGCGCGCCGTGACGTGACGCGTTGTAACCTCGCGCGGGCGTGAGCGGGTCAGAGGTCGGACCGGGTCACGTCGGGAGGGAGGAATTAGGAAGTTGCTCGCCTGGaactttgtttgtgtgtgtgtgtgtgtgtgtgtgtgtgtgtgacgcagTTAAAGTGGAGCGGTAATAACCCGCTGCTTTATTTTGCACAGGCGGCCGAACGGCCCCGCCGTAACCGAGCGCGCCGCCAGCCCGCCGCCCGCCGAGGGGTCCCCCTCCGCGTCCGGTAGAACCGCGTCCAGCTCCTCGAGCGGATATTGTTCCGACTCCGTGCCCGGGTCGCCGCTCGCGACGCACCACGACCGGTCGACGCAGACGCCGAGCCCGGCCAGCCAGGCCGTCGCTCACGCACAGCAGCGCCTCGACCGAGCCCGGCGCGGCGGGAGGAGCCACGGTAAGCGCGGGACGTCCGCACGTCTCCGTCCCCACGTCCCCACGTCCCCGTCCCTGGCGCAGACTCGTGGTGGAGCACCCTCCGCCGTCACCCAGCCACCCAGCACCTCTGCggtggagacagacagacaggcaggccaGTGCCCGAGTCTGTAATGGATACGATGGAGGAAgcagattagtttttttttccttctttctgctGCGAAGAACCGGCTTCAGACGATAAATCTCAAACGGCAGCTTATCTTTTCAGTACAGAACTCAGAGTAAACATGACAACAGTCCGCGTTTTATCAGGGGAGATAAGACGCGTCTCCTCCATGTCAGCAGAATTGACTGTAATCTGAAGCATGTTGTAGATGAGCTGCACCGGATCATGATATTACCCAAAATCACAGCCGAGTGGCTGGGGTCAGACACGATTAAACATGATCGTCATCTGACGCCGGGCTGCACCTTGCTGTTTCTGTGATCTGAAGAGGAGACGTAGTAACGTAGGTGTAGATGTAGGAGGCCTCGTGCCGGAGAAGCCGATGATTATTCTGGTTGTGGTAGCCTAgtgttcaaacctcacttactaccattgtgtccctgaacaagacacttaaccctgaatgtctccagggggggggactgtccctgtaactactgattgtaagtcgccctaataaaaaatattggtGGTGCGTGTGATGGTTGGGTGTCCGCTTCTGACAGACTTGTGTCTCTCATCTCCCAGAACCATGGCCCCGCCCCACTTCACCCTGTAGAGAGAGGTCGGAGGCGAGCGCAGGGGTCATGCGTGACCAGGTGGTGGAGCTAGCTGAGGAGCTGCGGCGCATGGGGGATGAGTTCAACCAGCTCTACTTCAACCGGGTGAGTGGACCGTCCCGTTCCCTTGgaacgacgacgacgacgacgatgatgaggatgatgatgatgatgcaacATTCTGTTCCACGGAGCAACGTGTATCTACCTGTGACCAGTCAGGTCCTCACACATCACACCCCTGACAGCTTCTTTCTGTTTCCCCGCTGCTTATTTTGGCTGCTTATTCCCGGAATGAAATCAGCATTTGCCTCTCATTTGATCCGGCTTCCGTTTCTCCACGTTGCATCACTTTATTTACAGCCAGAATCAAAGCGAGCGTGGGACCAGCGCCTGGTACGCCAGGTGATCTGCATCTTCTGCTGTTCTCAGGATCTGGGTGATGTTCCTGCAGTAATTAGCCAGAGTAGCTCCGGGCTGCCGTCGCGCTGGTGAAGGTCCCCACTGGCAGCGTCTTTTATCAGAATTCCTCAGGTGTTCTTACCCCAGCTCACccaagaaaatgtccaaatcTACTGCAAGCAAACTAATGCAGTGCTTGATAGGAACCACATCTCCTGCCccagatttaaaaagaaaaactggaaCATATCATGTAGGTGTGGTAACTCAGGTTACTttatagtaaataaataataacaataaatgtgTAGTTTGTCATGTGGctaatgtgaatatttttatatttattacaccACAAAACAATCACCAGCAAGCAGTCCACTGTGTGGGGTCAGGAGTGTTGTGGTTCCGGAGTGAATGGCGTCACTACATCCAGTGTCTAACACATCAATGTATGGGCCGCAGAAATGTTCCTtcgtggtcatgtgatgacCGCGGCATTATTGGTTTATTATATCCATACGTCTCTGTCCCTGGTGGGACAGGTGTGATTGGATGGATTGAAGTGGACGTTGCCACAGTTCTCATCTTATTATGGTATGGTACGGTACACAACCTGCGACCATATTCTCCCTTATTTACCTaaattaaagcatttcactgcatatcatgtcGTGTATGACTCACATGGTGCTATCAATAAAATACTCATATTGCAACACCAAAATTCTTACCAATGAGCGTGCTCTGTTCTGCTCAGTCTTCAGTAGATGATGtgtggtgaaagtgattgtgatatacagcacagctcatcacacagtgacacaactaaatgtgtcctctgcttttaaccatcattcttggtgagcagtggatggggacggtgctttgcttggtggcacctcggtggcaacGCTTCCTaacatgctaggccaccactggtgtgtgtgtgtgtgtgtatgagagagagcaGAAATGGACCAGACGTTCTCTGTCCAGTCTACGGCACACCCTGGTGATGAGGGGGGCAGAGCGCTGTTTGGTGGAGGTCAATGGCTACGTGACGGCGCAGCTTCATTGTCTTCACCATGCCGGTCTGGAGACTGCTCCTGATCATTATCTCAGAGGGTTCGTCTCCAGAACTGTCCATCGGGGTCCTGcctctgctgcagctgctgggagGGTCCCGGGGTCTCCTGTCTGTCCGACATGAGGCGGCAGTGCCCGACACACGCAGGTTAAACCAAGCGAGGACTATGCAGAGGTGCGGTGGGGAACTCCCAGGGCCAGAACCGCTCCGGAACGGTTTAAAAAAGCTGACGGAGGGACGGCGACTCcatttcccccctttctttCCGGGGATGAAAACATCGCTGCACAGTGGGAATGGTCGCTCAGGCCGCGCGAGATGCTAACGCGGCGCCGCGGCTGCGCTATGGAGTCCCCGGGTAATGTGCAACAGATGTGGCCTCAGAGGCCGGCTGCCGTTGCAGGAGCGCCCGGGCGACTGGCACGACCCGGCAGAGGAGTCACGGCCGAGACACCTTCCTAACCGCCGCTGCGGGCAGCCGGTCAGGGAATTGCTGTGGCGtgaggaccaaaaaaaaatgccgaCGGCGCTCCATACGAAGCCCACGTGCGGCCTTGTTTAACCGATAACATTTGCGTGAATTGCATGGCCATTTGTCATTTGACTTGTTGCACGAAATCTGTACGTTTTACGATTCTTGGAAGGAAGCCCAATAAACCGCAACCTGCGACTCCCTTATTTACCGCGGCACGAGCGAAAGTACAAAGTCATAAATAATGAGCGGTGACGTAACAGTGACTTAGAAAAGTACAGTTATTGTAACTTATGGAAGTCATTTGTATTAAAACATGTTCAGAGTACCGGTGCACCAGGCCAGTCTGCCCGGTAATTGTcatagaagtgtgtgtgtgtgtgtgtgtgtcctcgaGAAGTAAGGTACACAGCTGCCTTATCTGATGAACATAGCGCTCATGCAGCGGGATGTCAGGGTTTCTCCCCTCCCCCTTTCTCACTCACTATTTGGCAGCTGACATCTGTGGACGTATGAACCCGTGAAACTGCCAGACTGCGgccgtcctttttttttttttggctcgtGAGATGTGGATTTCTGTTTGTCCCGGTGTGACTCAGCTCGCTGCTACGTCTCTTGAGTATTAAATTAAACTCATTAACACTCCTGTCATCCATCTGAACTGAGCTGACCAGCCTCATCCACACATACCTGACCATCTTCCAGTTACAGCCCAGGTGTGTCCAGTAATGGTGGTGATAATCCCTGGTGTGTGAGATTTGGGGTGGAGGCGTGTGATCGCAGTGATTTGGGGTGGAGGTGTGTGATCATGGTGATAATCCCTGGTGTGTGAGATCGGGGGGTCGAGGCGTGTGATCGCAGTGATAATCCCTGGTGTGTGAGATTTGGGGTGGAGGCGTGAGATCGGGGTGATAATCCCTGGTGTGTGAGATTTGGGGTGGAGGCATGTGATCGCAGTGATAATCCCTGGTGTGTGAGATTTGAGGTCGAGGCGTGTGATCGTGGTGATAATCCCTGGTGTGTTAGATTTGGGGTGGAGGCGTGTGATCGCGGTGATTTGGGGTGGAGGTGTGTGATCATGGTGATAATCCCTGGTGTGTGAGATCAGGGGGTCGAGGCGTGTGAACGTGGTGATAATCCCTGGTGTGTGGGATCAGAGGGTCGAGGCATGTGAACGTGGTGATAATCCCTGGTGTGTGAGATCGGGGGGTCGAGGTGTGTGATCGCAGTGATAATCCCTGGTGTGTGAGATTGGGTTGATAATCCCTGGTGTGTGAGATTTGGGGTGGAGGTGTGTGATCATGGTGATAAT
Above is a genomic segment from Denticeps clupeoides chromosome 8, fDenClu1.1, whole genome shotgun sequence containing:
- the bcl2l11 gene encoding bcl-2-like protein 11 isoform X2, which gives rise to MSRLSRRPNGPAVTERAASPPPAEGSPSASGRTASSSSSGYCSDSVPGSPLATHHDRSTQTPSPASQAVAHAQQRLDRARRGGRSHEPWPRPTSPCRERSEASAGVMRDQVVELAEELRRMGDEFNQLYFNRVPAGRNGQIARPGQQLQPHHDAGVMRFLGRLMGRLLQLILWRR
- the bcl2l11 gene encoding bcl-2-like protein 11 isoform X1, which gives rise to MSRLSRRPNGPAVTERAASPPPAEGSPSASGRTASSSSSGYCSDSVPGSPLATHHDRSTQTPSPASQAVAHAQQRLDRARRGGRSHEPWPRPTSPCRERSEASAGVMRDQVVELAEELRRMGDEFNQLYFNRVSGPSRSLGTTTTTTMMRMMMMMQHSVPRSNVYLPVTSQVLTHHTPDSFFLFPRCLFWLLIPGMKSAFASHLIRLPFLHVASLYLQPESKRAWDQRLVRQVICIFCCSQDLGDVPAVISQSSSGLPSRW